A single genomic interval of Lathyrus oleraceus cultivar Zhongwan6 chromosome 7, CAAS_Psat_ZW6_1.0, whole genome shotgun sequence harbors:
- the LOC127105067 gene encoding E3 ubiquitin-protein ligase UPL1 isoform X1 yields MKLRRKRTLEVPPKIRCSINCVTAVPLENIQEPLKSFTWEFDKGDFHHWVDLFNHFDSFFEKYVKPRKDLQIDDGFLDSDPPFPREAVLQILRVIRIILDNCTNKHFYSSYEQHLSSLLASTDPDVVEATLDTLATFLKKTIGKYSIRDTSLNSKLFALAQGWGGKEEGLGLITSAVPNGCDPISNELGCALHFEFYAVTESESDIKGAEPLIEGLQIIHLSDVHKCVETDLELLHKLVTEYKVPSSLRFSLLTRLRFARAFGSFGSRQQYTCIRLYAFIVLIQASGDADDLVSFFNAEPGFINELVSLLSYEDAVLEKIRVLCLHSLAALCQDRSRQPSVLTALTSGGHRGILPSLMQKSVDFVINDTSKLSVHFAEALISLVTVLVSSSSGCSAMREAGFIPTLLPLLKDINPQHLHLVEKAVRILEAFMDFSNPAAALFRDLGGLDDTISRLKIEVSHVENGGKQPDENFVSSTSAHLVGGSSACLDDMQPLYSEPLISYHRKLLMKALLRAISLGTYAPGNTFRIFGSEENVLPQCLCIIFRRAKVFGGGVFSLAATVLSDLIQKDPTCFPVLDAAGLPSAFLDAIMDDVLNSSEAIACIPQCLDALCLNSNGLQAVKDRNSLRCFVKVFTSRTYLRALTGDTPASLSSGLDELMRHASSLRGPGVDMLVEILETISKIGSATDPPSLSPDSCSSSSAPMEMDGGDKNLILPDSKDSSKPDNTEQIDEPSPDVSATNIESYLPDCVNNVARLLETVLQNADTCRIFVEKKGIEAILQLFTLSLMPPSISVGQTISVAFKNFSPQHYVSLARDVCSFLREHLKSTNEVLDSVGGTQIALVESAKQSKVLKYLSSLEGILALSVFLLKGTTAVVSELSTSDADVLKDIGRTYKEIIWQISLCNDSKTDEKKNNDQEPDISQVPSSTVVERESDDDTNMQTVRYTNPVFARTGSHSLWSGERDFASVVRSGEGLHRRTRQGISRMRGGRTARRLEALNIDSEPTSSAPPEASSSQDLKKKSPNDLALEILNKLASTMRSFFTALVKGFTSPNRRRADSGSLGSASKALGTVLATNFLEALSFSGHSTYTGLETSLSVKCRYLGKVVDDMAALIFDSRRRSCYTAMVNNFYVHGTFKELLTTYEATSQLLWTLPYSYPSSDIDLGKKGEGVKLSHNTWLLYTLQNYCRLLEYFVNSSMLLSPTSASQAELLVQPVAVGLSIGLFPVPRDPEVFVRMLQSQVLDVILPVWNHPMFYSCSPGFIASIISLVTHVYSGVGDVKRNRNNILGSTNQRFMPPPPDEATIATIVEMGFSRARAEEALRRVETNSVEMAMEWLFSHADDPVQEDDELAQALALSLGSSSETTKVDNVEKTIDVPTEEGHMKKPPVDDILAASVRLFQSSDSVAFQLSDLLVTLCNRNKGEDRPKVISYLLQQLKLCPLDFSTKNCALGMLAHVITLLLFEDGSTRDVAAQNGIISTIIDILTNLKGRSELGKELPLSKCMSALLLILDQLLQSRPKTENMEAGTQTGFMPDSSGEHGSLQFPDTVEQEEKEIVGGEKEPGMAFENALGKLTGFATIDESHKLLDITCDLIKQHVPAVVMQAVLQLCARLTKTHDLAMKFLENGGLTALFNLPRNSFFPGYDTVVSAIVRHLLEDPQTLQSAMELEIRQTLSGNRHSGRVSPRSFLTSLAPVISRDPTVFMKAAAAACQLETSGGRTIVVLSKEKEKEKSKSSSTEATNECLRISESRPQDGSGKYLKSHKKVPVNLTLVVDQLLEIVLKYPPMKSREDFEGGSTLMDIDEPTMKVKGKSKVAETVILGSESQRSAELVKVTFVLKLLSDIVLMYGHAVSVILRRDSEMCQFRGSNQPSGHNGIIHHVLHCLLPVSADKSAGPDDWRGKLSEKASWFLVVLCGRSGEGRKRVTNELVKEVMSFSNFESNSMKSSLSPDKRLFSFVDLVYSILSKNSSSGSLPGSGYSPDIAKSLIEGGVIKCLTSILQVVDLDHPDAPKFATLVLKGLECLSRAANASEQILKSDGEKRRSTGLNERSDDQMTTPSVVETVAHDPNGGSQEALRETIDNAHHQRTSQDDHHADNPNQSGEQDMRVEEGVIAQNPQVELGMDFMHEEMGDDGVLRNPEQIEMTFHVENRLDDDMGDEDDGMGDDRDNGDDDEDDDGDGVDEDEDIAEDGGGMMSMADTDAEDHDDADLGDEYNDEMIDEDDDDFHENRVIEVRWREALDGLDHLQILGQPGTAGVIDVASDPFDGVNVDDLFRLQSFERRRQTGRSSFERPASEVNGFQHPLFVRPPQSGDFVSMWSTGGNSASRDSETLSSGNLDVAHFYMFDGPTLPYDHMPSNLFGEHLGSVAPPPLTDYSLGMGSSHLHGRRVLGNGRWTDDGQPQGGTQAAAIAQAVEAHFLAQMVTIDPASNPTDRQIRNSEEQEKQSDALPSHDDPSLNVGADSTSQQFAGLEQENGAETIVQQINLSVDGATCEEERNVDFGGQDTGEESLHTNEPMSVQPLSLNIMPNGLDCTVNEINVTPSDNVAIPQEFVNSSIESSADVQYGRAANELTNNQNVPVIPLVCNGTSNVAGQPANLELPDSGLETPNPSDPSINADVDVDMGGVDAESNQSGQPTVFEDRRDVLLSTQNTGVTLDDTQADQTSANNEASGTSTIDPTFLEALPEDLRAEVLASQQAQSIQPSVYAPPSGEDIDPEFLAALPPDIQAEVLAQQRAQRVAQQAEGHPVDMDNASIIATFPADLREEVLLTSSEAVLSALPAPLLAEAQILRDRAMSHYQARSLFGSSHRLNNRRNGLGFVRRPLMDRGVGVTIDRRSALTDSLKVKEIEGEPLLNANALKALIRLLRLAQPLGKGLLQRLLLNLCAHSVTRATLIYLLLDMIKPETEVSVSRAVTLNSQRLYGCHSNTVYGRSQLLDAGLPPLVFRRILEILTYLATNHSAVAKMLFHYDQSIADSSNSSITHMNGKGKEKVIEGGPSSKPSETHVGDVPLVLFLKLLNQPLFLRSTAHLEQVMGLIQVVVETAAAKLASLSQSEKEIADTQNLSVNEAEKDPPLVELDSNKQDKHADTKPCHSNGKKNVDMYNIFLQLPQSDLRNVCSILGREGLSDKMYMLAGEVLKKLASIVPSHRKFFILELSESSHALTGSAVSELVTLQQTNMLGLSAGSMAGAAILRVLQALSSLISLNTPENMDMESDLDLDQHGDKAIIWNLNTALEPLWQELSNCISAAEIQLGQSSFSPNMPNINVAENLHGSSTSPPLPPGTQRLLPFIEAFFVLCEKLQANESITQHDHDNATAREVKESAGCSASVSGKFCGDSQRKPDGAVTFTRFAEKHRRLANAFIRQNPSLLEKSLSMMLKAPRLIDFDNKRAHFRSRIRQQHDHQLSGPLRISVRRAYILEDSYNQLRMRPTQDLKGRLNVQFQGEEGIDAGGLTREWYQLLSRVIFDKGALLFTTVGNNATFQPNPNSVYQTEHLSYFKFVGRVVGKALFDGQLLDVYFTRSFYKHILGVKVTYHDIEAVDPDYYKNLKWMLENDVSDIPDLTFSMDADEEKLILYEKNEVTDYELKPGGRNIRVTEETKHEYVDLVAEHLLTNAIRPQINSFLEGFNEMVPRELISIFNDKELELLISGLPEIDLEDLKANTEYTGYTVASNVVQWFWEVVKSFNKEDMARLLQFVTGTSKVPLEGFKALQGISGPQRFQIHKAYGAPDRLPSAHTCFNQLDLPEYTSKEQLQDRLLLAIHEASEGFGFG; encoded by the exons ATGAAGTTGCGAAGGAAGCGAACACTCGAAGTG CCTCCAAAAATTAGATGCTCCATCAACTGTGTTACTGCAGTTCCACTTGAGAACATACAAGAACCTTTAAAAAGCTTCACATGGGAGTTTGATAAG GGAGACTTTCATCACTGGGTTGATCTTTTTAACCATTTTGATTCATTCTTTGAGAAATATGTAAAACCAAGGAAGGATCTGCAAATTGATGACGGTTTTCTAGACTCAGATCCTCCGTTTCCAAGAGAAGCCGTTCTTCAAATTCTTCGTGTCATTAGAATAATTTTGGATAATTGCACAAATAAGCATTTCTACAGTTCATACGAG CAACATCTTTCATCATTGCTTGCTTCTACTGATCCGGATGTGGTTGAGGCTACCCTGGACACTTTGGCTACTTTTTTGAAGAAAACAATTGGAAAGTACTCCATAAGAGACACTTCTTTGAATTCAAAACTGTTTGCTCTTGCACAAGGATGGGGTGGAAAGGAAGAGGGACTCGGACTAATTACATCAGCCGTGCCTAATGGTTGCGACCCTATTTCGAATGAATTGGGTTGTGCCCTTCATTTTGAGTTTTATGCAGTAACTGAGTCAGAAAGTGACATCAAAGGGGCTGAACCCCTGATCGAAGGGTTACAAATCATTCACTTAAGTGATGTCCACAAATGTGTGGAAACTGATCTTGAACTTTTGCACAAGTTGGTTACAGAATATAAAGTACCTTCCAGCTTACGATTTTCTTTGTTGACAAGGTTGCGGTTCGCTAGGGCTTTTGGTTCTTTCGGTTCTAGACAGCAATACACATGCATTCGCTTGTATGCTTTCATAGTTCTGATTCAAGCGAGTGGTGATGCTGATGACCTGGTTTCATTCTTCAATGCCGAGCCTGGATTTATCAACGAATTGGTCTCACTACTGAGCTATGAAGATGCAGTTTTGGAAAAAATCCGGGTTTTGTGTTTGCATTCATTAGCTGCTCTTTGCCAAGATCGTTCTCGTCAACCTTCAGTATTGACTGCTCTTACATCTGGTGGGCACCGTGGCATTTTACCTAGCCTGATGCAAAAATCTGTTGACTTTGTTATTAATGATACATCAAAGTTGTCAGTTCATTTTGCTGAAGCTCTTATATCTCTTGTAACCGTGTTGGTTTCGTCGTCATCAGGATGTTCTGCCATGCGTGAAGCAGgattcattcctactcttctaCCTCTACTGAAAGATATAAATCCTCAGCACTTGCATCTGGTTGAAAAAGCTGTGCGCATTTTAGAAGCTTTTATGGATTTCAGTAATCCAGCTGCTGCATTGTTCAGAGATTTGGGAGGTTTAGATGATACCATCTCTCGTCTGAAGATTGAAGTCTCTCATGTTGAAAATGGTGGAAAGCAGCCAGATGAAAATTTTGTATCTAGTACAAGTGCACATTTGGTTGGAGGTTCTTCAGCTTGCCTAGATGATATGCAGCCACTGTATTCTGAACCACTAATTTCTTATCACCGGAAATTGCTGATGAAAGCTTTATTGCGTGCTATATCCCTTGGAACCTATGCCCCTGGAAACACTTTTCGTATATTTGGATCTGAAGAGAACGTGTTGCCTCAGTGCTTATGTATCATTTTCAGAAGGGCAAAAGTTTTTGGTGGTGGAGTTTTCTCGCTTGCTGCTACTGTCCTGAGTGATTTAATACAAAAAGATCCTACTTGTTTTCCTGTTTTAGATGCAGCTGGTCTTCCGTCTGCCTTCTTGGATGCTATAATGGATGATGTTCTCAACTCTTCAGAAGCCATTGCATGCATTCCCCAGTGTTTGGATGCTTTATGCTTAAACAGTAATGGCCTTCAGGCTGTGAAAGATAGAAATTCATTGAGGTGTTTTGTGAAAGTGTTTACTTCTAGAACATATTTGCGTGCTCTTACAGGGGACACACCTGCATCTTTATCTAGTGGACTGGATGAATTAATGAGACACGCTTCTTCGTTACGTGGACCTGGAGTGGATATGTTAGTTGAGATTCTGGAAACCATCTCAAAAATTGGTTCTGCCACAGATCCCCCATCATTGTCTCCCGATTCTTGCTCTTCAAGCTCTGCTCCTATGGAAATGGATGGTGGGGACAAGAATTTGATCTTGCCCGATAGTAAGGATTCATCAAAGCCAGATAACACTGAGCAGATCGATGAGCCATCTCCTGATGTGTCAGCAACGAATATTGAGTCTTATCTTCCAGATTGTGTGAACAATGTTGCTCGTCTGCTTGAGACAGTTCTTCAGAATGCCGACACATGTCGTATATTTGTTGAGAAAAAGGGGATTGAAGCTATTCTCCAGTTATTTACTCTGTCTTTAATGCCTCCTTCTATTTCTGTGGGTCAGACCATCTCTGTTGCCTTCAAAAACTTTTCCCCACAACATTACGTTTCTCTTGCCCGAGATGTATGCTCGTTCTTAAGGGAACATTTGAAATCTACCAACGAGGTCTTAGATTCTGTTGGAGGGACTCAGATTGCTCTAGTTGAATCTGCTAAACAGTCAAAGGTGTTGAAGTACCTCTCTAGTCTTGAAGGTATCCTGGCTCTCTCTGTGTTCTTGTTGAAGGGAACAACTGCTGTAGTCTCTGAACTAAGCACTTCTGATGCTGATGTTTTAAAAGATATTGGGAGAACATACAAAGAAATAATTTGGCAAATATCTTTGTGTAATGACTCCAAGACAGATGAAAAGAAGAATAATGATCAGGAACCTGATATTTCACAAGTACCCTCATCAACCGTTGTTGAAAGAGAGAGTGATGATGACACAAATATGCAGACAGTTAGATACACAAACCCAGTTTTTGCTAGGACCGGTTCACATTCCCTGTGGAGTGGAGAGCGTGATTTTGCTTCTGTAGTTCGTTCTGGAGAAGGTTTGCACCGCCGTACTCGGCAAGGGATATCTCGCATGAGAGGTGGAAGAACTGCTCGTCGCTTGGAAGCTTTAAACATTGATTCTGAACCAACTTCTAGTGCACCACCGGAAGCATCTTCGTCCCAAGATTTGAAAAAGAAAAGCCCGAACGATCTTGCCTTAGAAATTCTTAACAAGCTGGCTTCAACAATGCGCTCTTTCTTCACTGCTCTTGTGAAAGGGTTCACTTCACCAAATCGTCGTCGAGCTGACTCAGGTTCACTTGGCTCAGCTTCAAAGGCCCTTGGAACTGTTTTGGCTACAAATTTTCTTGAGGCCCTGAGTTTTTCTGGACATTCTACTTATACTGGACTTGAAACATCACTTTCTGTAAAATGTAGATATCTTGGGAAGGTTGTTGATGATATGGCAGCTCTCATATTTGACAGCAGGCGCAGAAGTTGTTATACTGCCATGGTTAATAACTTCTATGTACACGGAACTTTTAAAGAGCTACTGACAACATATGAAGCTACTAGTCAGTTGCTATGGACTCTTCCGTACTCTTACCCCTCATCAGATATTGATCTGGGAAAGAAAGGAGAAGGAGTCAAATTGTCCCACAACACATGGCTACTTTATACATTACAAAACTATTGTCGCTTGCTTGAGTACTTTGTAAACTCTTCTATGCTTTTGTCCCCAACATCGGCATCTCAGGCAGAACTTCTTGTTCAACCAGTTGCTGTTGGCCTCTCAATTGGGCTCTTTCCAGTTCCTAGAGATCCAGAAGTTTTTGTGCGTATGCTGCAATCTCAGGTTCTGGATGTGATTCTACCGGTCTGGAATCATCCCATGTTCTATAGTTGTAGTCCCGGTTTCATTGCATCAATTATTTCACTTGTTACACATGTATATTCTGGTGTTGGAGATGTGAAACGAAATCGAAATAACATTTTGGGAAGCACAAACCAACGTTTCATGCCCCCTCCACCTGATGAGGCAACCATTGCAACTATTGTTGAGATGGGTTTTTCAAGGGCAAGGGCTGAAGAAGCACTGAGAAGAGTGGAAACAAATAGTGTTGAAATGGCTATGGAGTGGCTGTTTAGTCATGCTGATGATCCTGTCCAGGAGGATGACGAACTTGCACAAGCCCTCGCCCTTTCCTTAGGAAGTAGTTCCGAAACTACTAAAGTTGACAATGTCGAGAAGACTATTGACGTGCCAACTGAAGAGGGACACATGAAGAAACCTCCAGTTGATGATATACTTGCTGCATCTGTGAGGTTGTTTCAGAGTAGTGATTCAGTGGCATTTCAGCTGTCAGATTTGCTCGTAACACTTTGCAACCGAAACAAAGGTGAAGATCGTCCAAAAGTAATATCTTATCTTCTGCAGCAGCTTAAACTTTGTCCATTGGACTTTTCCACGAAGAACTGTGCATTAGGTATGTTAGCACATGTTATAACATTACTTCTTTTTGAGGATGGAAGTACAAGGGACGTTGCAGCTCAGAATGGAATTATATCTACCATCATAGATATCTTGACAAACTTGAAAGGCAGATCCGAGTTGGGGAAAGAATTACCGCTCTCTAAATGCATGAGTGCTTTACTACTTATATTGGATCAGTTGCTGCAGTCAAGGCCAAAGACTGAGAATATGGAAGCAGGAACCCAAACTGGTTTCATGCCTGACTCATCTGGGGAACATGGTTCCCTGCAATTTCCCGACACAGTTGAACAGGAGGAAAAAGAAATAGTTGGGGGGGAAAAAGAACCTGGCATGGCTTTTGAAAATGCACTAGGGAAATTGACTGGCTTTGCAACTATTGATGAGAGTCATAAGTTGTTGGATATTACATGTGATTTGATAAAACAACATGTCCCAGCTGTGGTCATGCAGGCTGTTCTACAGTTATGTGCTCGGTTAACAAAAACACATGATTTGGCTATGAAGTTCCTTGAAAATGGAGGTCTGACTGCTCTTTTTAATCTTCCAAGGAATTCTTTTTTCCCTGGGTATGACACTGTTGTCTCGGCTATAGTTAGGCATCTTCTTGAAGATCCTCAAACATTACAATCAGCCATGGAGTTGGAGATACGACAAACTTTAAGTGGGAATCGCCATTCAGGGCGTGTTTCTCCTCGATCTTTTTTGACTTCTTTGGCACCTGTTATATCTAGAGATCCTACTGTTTTCATGAAAGCTGCAGCTGCAGCTTGTCAGTTAGAGACGTCAGGGGGAAGGACAATAGTAGTTTTATCAAAGGAGAAAGAAAAGGAAAAGTCAAAATCGTCGAGTACTGAGGCTACAAATGAATGTCTCCGAATATCTGAAAGCCGGCCACAAGATGGATCAGGAAAATATCTGAAAAGCCACAAAAAGGTTCCAGTAAATCTTACTCTAGTAGTTGATCAACTTCTTGAGATTGTGCTGAAGTACCCACCGATGAAAAGCAGGGAAGATTTTGAGGGTGGCTCTACTTTAATGGATATAGATGAACCTACTATGAAGGTGAAGGGAAAATCAAAGGTTGCAGAGACAGTGATATTAGGGTCTGAGTCTCAAAGGTCTGCAGAATTGGTGAAGGTGACTTTTGTCCTTAAGTTATTGAGTGACATTGTTCTAATGTATGGACATGCAGTTAGTGTCATACTCAGACGCGACTCTGAAATGTGTCAATTTCGTGGATCTAATCAACCATCTGGACATAATGGAATTATCCATCATGTACTACATTGCTTGCTACCGGTTTCTGCTGACAAATCTGCAGGACCTGATGATTGGAGAGGTAAGTTGTCTGAAAAGGCTTCATGGTTCCTGGTAGTTTTGTGTGGTCGGTCTGGTGAAGGTCGTAAGCGAGTGACAAATGAACTTGTTAAAGAAGTGATGTCCTTTTCAAACTTCGAGAGCAATTCTATGAAAAGCAGCTTATCCCCAGATAAAAGGCTTTTTAGTTTTGTTGACCTTGTATATTCTATTTTATCAAAAAATTCGTCATCTGGTAGCTTACCTGGTTCTGGATATTCACCTGATATTGCAAAAAGCTTGATCGAGGGTGGAGTAATTAAATGTTTAACTAGCATCTTGCAAGTGGTTGATTTGGATCATCCCGATGCACCCAAATTTGCGACTCTTGTACTCAAAGGTTTAGAATGTCTTTCAAGAGCTGCTAATGCTAGTGAGCAAATCCTTAAATCCGACGGGGAAAAGAGAAGATCTACTGGTTTGAATGAAAGATCTGATGATCAGATGACAACACCTTCTGTAGTTGAAACTGTGGCCCATGATCCAAATGGGGGCAGTCAAGAAGCACTCAGAGAAACAATTGATAATGCACATCATCAAAGAACCTCTCAAGATGATCATCATGCCGATAATCCAAATCAGTCAGGAGAGCAAGACATGAGAGTAGAAGAGGGAGTAATAGCCCAAAATCCACAAGTGGAACTAGGAATGGACTTTATGCATGAAGAGATGGGTGATGATGGTGTCTTGCGCAACCCAGAGCAAATCGAAATGACTTTTCATGTTGAGAATAGGTTAGATGATGACATGGGTGATGAAGATGATGGTATGGGTGATGATCGTGACAACGGTGAcgatgatgaagatgatgatggGGATGGAGTGGATGAAGACGAGGATATAGCAGAAGATGGCGGGGGCATGATGTCTATGGCTGATACTGACGCAGAGGATCATGATGACGCTGATTTGGGAGATGAATACAATGATGAAATGATTGATGAAGACGACGATGATTTTCATGAGAATCGCGTCATAGAGGTGAGATGGAGGGAAGCTCTAGATGGATTGGATCACTTGCAGATACTTGGGCAACCGGGAACAGCTGGTGTTATAGACGTGGCTTCTGACCCTTTTGATGGGGTTAATGTGGATGACCTTTTTCGTCTTCAGAGCTTTGAACGTCGCCGCCAAACAGGTAGATCTTCCTTCGAGAGGCCTGCTTCTGAAGTAAATGGTTTTCAACATCCTCTTTTTGTAAGGCCACCACAATCTGGCGATTTTGTCTCTATGTGGTCAACGGGTGGTAATTCTGCATCCCGGGATTCAGAAACCCTGTCATCAGGGAATCTTGACGTGGCCCATTTCTACATGTTTGATGGACCTACTCTTCCATATGATCACATGCCAAGTAATCTGTTTGGAGAACATCTGGGTAGTGTAGCACCACCGCCTCTCACAGATTATTCTCTTGGTATGGGCTCATCACACCTACATGGAAGAAGAGTGTTGGGTAATGGTAGATGGACTGATGATGGTCAACCACAAGGAGGCACTCAAGCAGCTGCCATTGCACAAGCAGTGGAGGCACACTTTTTAGCTCAGATGGTTACCATAGATCCTGCAAGCAATCCTACAGATCGGCAAATACGTAATTCTGAAGAACAAGAGAAACAGTCGGATGCTCTTCCATCACACGATGATCCATCATTGAATGTTGGGGCTGACTCTACTTCTCAGCAGTTTGCAGGTCTGGAGCAGGAAAATGGTGCTGAAACCATAGTTCAGCAAATAAACCTTTCAGTTGATGGTGCTACTTGTGAGGAAGAGAGAAATGTAGACTTTGGTGGTCAAGATACAGGTGAAGAAAGCCTGCATACTAACGAGCCTATGTCTGTTCAACCGCTTTCACTGAACATCATGCCAAATGGTCTTGATTGCACTGTAAATGAAATAAATGTTACTCCCAGTGATAATGTAGCAATACCCCAGGAATTCGTAAACTCATCTATTGAGTCTAGTGCTGATGTGCAATACGGAAGGGCTGCTAATGAACTTACTAACAACCAAAATGTGCCAGTTATACCATTGGTTTGCAATGGAACATCTAATGTTGCCGGACAGCCTGCTAATCTTGAGTTACCGGACTCTGGTTTGGAGACTCCTAATCCAAGTGACCCATCAATAAATGctgatgttgatgttgatatGGGTGGTGTTGATGCTGAAAGTAATCAGTCTGGGCAACCAACAGTTTTCGAAGACAGGAGGGATGTGTTGTTATCAACTCAGAACACAGGGGTTACTCTGGATGATACTCAGGCTGACCAAACTAGTGCAAATAATGAAGCTTCTGGAACTAGTACGATTGACCCTACATTTTTGGAGGCTCTTCCTGAAGATCTACGGGCAGAAGTTTTGGCATCCCAACAAGCTCAATCTATTCAACCTTCAGTTTATGCCCCACCTTCTGGAGAAGATATTGATCCTGAGTTTTTAGCTGCTCTTCCTCCTGATATTCAAGCTGAGGTTTTGGCCCAACAAAGAGCTCAAAGGGTTGCCCAGCAGGCTGAAGGACATCCAGTTGATATGGATAATGCATCTATAATTGCTACTTTTCCTGCTGACTTGCGTGAAGAG GTGCTTTTAACTTCTTCTGAAGCAGTTTTGTCTGCACTACCCGCTCCATTGCTTGCTGAAGCTCAAATATTGAGGGACCGAGCAATGAGTCATTATCAAGCTCGCAGCCTTTTTGGGAGCAGTCACAGGCTTAACAACAGAAGAAATGGCCTGGGATTTGTTCGAAGGCCTCTGATGGATCGGGGTGTTGGTGTTACGATAGACAGGAGGTCCGCTCTTACGGATTCCTTGAAGGTGAAAGAGATTGAAGGTGAGCCACTACTTAATGCAAATGCATTAAAAGCTTTGATCCGGCTTCTACGTTTGGCACAA CCCCTTGGAAAAGGCCTTCTGCAGAGACTCCTTTTAAACTTATGTGCACATAGTGTAACAAGGGCCACTCTTATTTATCTTTTGCTTGATATGATTAAGCCGGAAACTGAAGTTTCTGTAAGCAGAGCAGTGACATTAAATTCCCAGAGGCTTTATGGTTGTCATTCGAACACAGTATATGGCCGATCTCAATTGTTGGATG CAGGACTTCCTCCCCTAGTGTTTCGCCGAATCCTTGAGATTCTAACTTACTTGGCCACAAATCATTCGGCCGTTGCCAAAATGTTGTTTCACTATGACCAATCAATTGCAGATTCTTCAAATTCATCTATCACACATATGAATGGGAAAGGGAAGGAAAAGGTTATTGAAGGGGGGCCTTCATCAAAACCCTCTGAAACTCATGTCGGGGATGTTCCCCTTGTTCTCTTTTTAAAGCTCTTGAATCAACCCTTATTTTTACGTAGCACTGCTCATCTTGAGCAGGTCATGGGTCTCATTCAAGTTGTAGTTGAAACTGCTGCAGCAAAGTTAGCAAGTCTATCTCAATCTGAAAAAGAAATAGCAGATACCCAAAATTTGTCTGTTAATGAAGCTGAGAAGGATCCTCCTTTAGTGGAGTTAGACTCTAATAAACAAGATAAGCACGCCGATACAAAACCATGTCATTCCAATGGAAAGAAGAATGTAGATATGTACAATATCTTCTTGCAGTTGCCTCAATCTGATTTGCGGAATGTGTGCAGTATTCTTGGCCGTGAAGG GCTTTCGGATAAAATGTACATGCTTGCTGGTGAAGTGCTGAAGAAATTGGCCTCCATTGTTCCCTCTCATAGGAAGTTCTTTATTTTAGAGCTTTCAGAATCATCTCATGCATTGACAGGTTCAGCTGTCAGTGAGCTTGTTACCCTCCAGCAAACAAATATGCTTGGCTTGAGTGCTGGTTCTATGGCTGGTGCAGCCATTCTACGAGTGCTGCAAGCTCTAAGTTCCCTCATTTCACTTAATACTCCAGAAAATATGGATATGGAAAGTGATCTAGATCTAGATCAGCATGGCGACAAAGCAATTATTTGGAATTTGAATACTGCGCTCGAGCCACTGTGGCAAGAACTGAGTAATTGTATTAGTGCAGCTGAGATACAACTTGGCCAGAGCTCTTTCTCTCCTAACATGCCAAACATAAATGTTGCTGAGAACTTGCATGGTTCCTCTACTTCACCACCTCTTCCTCCTGGGACACAAAGACTCCTGCCTTTTATTGAGGctttctttgttttgtgtgaaAAGCTACAAGCAAACGAATCTATTACGCAGCATGACCATGACAATGCAACTGCTAGAGAAGTCAAGGAGTCTGCTGGTTGTTCAGCTTCAGTAAGTGGAAAATTTTGTGGAGACTCACAGCGAAAGCCGGATGGTGCTGTTACATTTACAAGGTTTGCTGAGAAGCATCGCCGACTTGCGAATGCTTTCATTCGACAGAATCCTAGTCTGTTGGAGAAATCTCTGTCCATGATGCTTAAGGCACCAAGACTGATTGACTTTGATAACAAGAGAGCCCATTTTCGCTCAAGAATCAGGCAACAACATGACCACCAATTGTCTGGGCCGCTGCGTATAAGTGTAAGGCGAGCTTACATTTTGGAGGACTCATATAATCAATTAAGGATGCGTCCTACTCAGGATCTTAAGGGGCGATTGAATGTGCAATTTCAAGGTGAAGAGGGTATTGATGCTGGTGGTCTGACCAGAGAATGGTATCAGCTACTATCAAGGGTCATATTTGACAAGGGTGCTTTACTTTTCACAACAGTGGGTAACAATGCAACATTCCAACCAAACCCTAACTCGGTTTACCAGACTGAACACCTCTCATACTTCAAGTTTGTGGGCCGAGTG GTGGGAAAGGCGTTGTTTGATGGACAACTATTGGATGTTTACTTTACCCGGTCTTTCTATAAGCATATACTTGGTGTTAAGGTTACATACCATGACATTGAAGCGGTTGATCCTGATTACTATAAGAATTTGAAATGGATGTTGGAG AATGATGTGAGTGATATTCCTGACTTGACATTTAGCATGGACGCCGATGAAGAAAAACTCATACTTTATGAGAAAAATGAG GTCACTGATTATGAGCTGAAACCTGGAGGAAGGAACATAAGGGTTACAGAAGAAACAAAGCATGAGTATGTTGACCTTGTTGCTGAACATCTCTTGACAAATGCCATCCGTCCTCAAATCAATTCGTTTCTAGAAGGTTTTAATGAAATGGTACCACGAGAACTAATATCAATCTTTAATGACAAAGAGCTTGAGCTACTCATAAGTGGTCTTCCAGAAATTGATT TGGAAGATTTGAAGGCAAACACTGAGTATACAGGCTACACTGTGGCATCAAATGTTGTTCAGTGGTTTTGGGAGGTGGTCAAATCTTTCAACAAGGAAGACATGGCCAGATTACTGCAATTTGTGACCGGAACGTCAAAG GTTCCTTTAGAGGGTTTTAAAGCCTTGCAAGGTATCTCTGGTCCCCAAAGGTTTCAGATTCACAAGGCATATGGGGCTCCTGATCGACTTCCATCAGCTCATACTTG CTTCAATCAACTAGATCTTCCTGAGTACACCTCTAAGGAACAGCTTCAAGACCGTTTATTACTTGCCATCCATGAGGCTAGTGAAGGGTTTGGTTTTGGCTGA